One genomic segment of Musa acuminata AAA Group cultivar baxijiao chromosome BXJ3-3, Cavendish_Baxijiao_AAA, whole genome shotgun sequence includes these proteins:
- the LOC135633746 gene encoding dynamin-2B-like isoform X2 produces the protein MEELSQLSESMVQAAALLADEDVDEGSAKRRTSTFLNVVALGNVGAGKSAVLNSLIGHPVLPTGENGATRAPISVDLQRDGSLSSKLIILEIDNKSQQVSASALRHSLQDRLSKGSGKSHADEIYLKLRTSTAPSLKLIDLPGLDQRAMDDSVVSDYGAHNDAILLVIVPASQAPDISSSRALRLAKEFDAEGTRTIGVISKIDQAAGDPKSLAAVQALLLNQGPRNAADIPWIALIGQSVSIASAQAGSVGSESSLETAWRAETESLKTILSGAPQTKLGRTALVDTLAKQIRKRMKLRLPNILSGLQGKSQMVQDELFRLGEQMVQTAEGTRAIALELCREFEDKFLQHIATGEGAGWKIVASFEGNFPNRIKQLPLDRYFDITNVKRIVLEADGYQPYLISPEKGLRSLIKGVLDLAKEPSRLCVDEVHGVLINIVSAVANATPGLGRYPPFKREVVAIASTALESFRNEAKKMVVALVDMERAYVPPQHFIRLVQRRMERQRREDELKNRSSKKSNNSEQAILNRASSPQPGSQGGSLKLTKEKSKQPEKEVKEGSTLQVTGPSGEITAGFLLKKSAKSNSWSKRWFVLNEKSGKLGYTKNKEEKHFRGVIALEECNIEEVSDDEEPPKGSKDSRKANGPEKSPSLVFKITSKVAYKTVLKAHSAVVLKAENMPDKVGWINKIQNITGFSKATSLKGADSEANPAIRQSHSDGSLDQLARRPADPEEELRWMSQEVRGYVEAVLNSLAANVPKAVVLCQVEKAKEDMLNQLYSSVSAQSTARIEELLQEDQNVKHRRERFQKQSSLLSKLTRQLSIHDNRAAAASWSDVSAGTESSPRTNISSGDDWRSAFDAAANGSLDNTNNESSRSNSSNSRRYGKPTQNGDASSGANSGSRRTPNRMAPPPPGSSSAHRY, from the exons ATGGAGGAACTGAGCCAACTATCGGAGTCCATGGTGCAGGCCGCCGCGCTCCTGGCCGACGAGGACGTCGACGAGGGATCGGCCAAGCGGAGGACCTCCACCTTTCTCAACGTTGTTGCCCTTGGCAATGTC GGTGCCGGCAAATCAGCGGTGCTGAACAGTTTGATCGGACACCCTGTTCTG CCGACCGGAGAGAATGGTGCGACTCGGGCCCCCATCAGTGTCGATCTACAAAGAGATGGCTCGCTGAGCAGTAAATTGATCATTTTGGAAATAGACAACAAATCGCAGCAGGTTTCTGCAA GTGCTCTTAGGCACTCTCTTCAGGACAGGCTAAGCAAGGGTTCAGGAAAGAGCCATGCGGATGAGATCTATTTGAAGCTTCGGACTAGTACAG CTCCTTCCTTGAAATTGATTGATCTACCGGGCTTAGACCAGCGGGCCATGGATGATTCTGTG GTCAGTGATTATGGGGCACACAATGATGCAATATTGCTAGTTATAGTGCCAGCTTCTCAGGCACCAGATATTTCTTCTTCTCGTGCTCTTAGACTGGCTAAGGAATTTGACGCAGAAG GGACACGAACGATTGGTGTTATTAGCAAAATAGATCAAGCTGCTGGAGACCCAAAAAGTCTTGCAGCAgttcaagctcttcttttgaatcAGGGGCCAAGGAATGCTGCTGATATTCCATGGATTGCTCTGATTGGGCAATCTGTTTCTATTGCTTCAGCACAAGCTGGATCAGTTGGCTCAGAAAGTTCTCTTGAAACTGCTTGGAGAGCGGAGACTGAAAGTCTTAAAACTATACTTAGTGGAGCTCCGCAAACTAAGCTTGGCAGAACAGCATTAGTTGATACCCTTGCCAAGCAAATACGTAAAAGAATGAAGCTGAGGCTGCCAAATATTCTTTCTGG ATTACAAGGGAAGTCCCAGATGGTGCAGGATGAGTTGTTTAGGCTTGGTGAACAAATGGTGCAGACTGCAGAAGGTACGAGGGCTATTGCCTTGGAGCTTTGTCGAGAATTTGAGGATAAATTTCTGCAGCACATTGCTACTGGTGAG GGTGCAGGCTGGAAAATTGTTGCAAGTTTCGAAGGAAATTTTCCTAACAGAATAAAACAGCTTCCTTTGGATAGATATTTTGACATCACTAATGTCAAAAGG ATTGTGTTGGAGGCTGATGGGTATCAGCCATATTTGATATCACCTGAGAAAGGTTTGAGATCTTTAATAAAAGGAGTACTAGATCTTGCAAAAGAACCATCACGCCTTTGTGTGGATGAG GTGCATGGAGTTCTAATAAATATAGTTTCTGCTGTTGCAAATGCTACCCCTGGATTAGGCCGATATCCTCCATTCAAGAGAGAG GTGGTTGCAATTGCGTCTACTGCATTAGAAAGCTTTAGGAATGAAGCCAAAAAGATGGTCGTTGCATTAGTTGACATGGAGCGTGCTTATGTTCCTCCTCAACATTTCATTCGCTTGGTCCAGCGGAG AATGGAAAGGCAGCGTAGGGAGGATGAGCTGAAGAATCGATCATCAAAGAAATCTAATAATTCAGAGCAagccattttgaataga GCATCAAGCCCTCAACCAGGTTCCCAAGGTGGTAGCTTGAAGTTGACGAAGGAAAAATCAAAACAACCAGAGAAAGAAGTAAAAGAGGGCTCAACCTTGCAGGTGACTGGACCTTCTGGAGAAATAACAGCAG GATTCTTATTGAAGAAAAGTGCAAAATCAAACAGCTGGAGCAAGCGCTGGTTTGTCCTCAATGAGAAAAGTGGAAAG CTCGGGTACACTAAAAATAAGGAGGAGAAGCACTTTCGTGGTGTCATCGCTTTGGAg GAATGTAACATTGAAGAGGTTTCAGATGATGAGGAACCTCCTAAAGGTTCAAAGGATTCTAGAAAAGCAAATGGGCCAGAAAAAAGCCCAAGTCTTGTCTTTAAGATAACTAGCAAGGTCGCATACAAAACTGTTTTAAAAG CTCACAGTGCTGTAGTGTTAAAGGCTGAAAACATGCCTGACAAAGTTGGCTGGATAAATAAGATACAGAATATCACTGGATTTTCCAAGGCAACTTCTTTGAAGGGGGCTGATTCTGAAGCTAATCCTGCAATTAGACAAAGCCATTCAGATGGTTCACTA GACCAGTTGGCTAGAAGGCCTGCTGATCCTGAAGAAGAACTTCGATGGATGTCCCAAGAAGTTCGTGGTTATGTGGAGGCTGTTTTGAACAGTCTTGCTGCAAATGTTCCAAAG GCCGTTGTGCTTTGTCAAGTTGAGAAAGCTAAGGAAGACATGTTAAATCAGCTATATAGCTCCGTAAG TGCTCAAAGCACAGCAAGGATTGAAGAACTGCTCCAGGAAGACCAAAACGTGAAGCATAGACGAGAGAGGTTCCAAAAGCAGTCGTCACTCCTTTCAAAGCTTACACGCCAGCTAAGCATCCATGACAACCGAGCAGCTGCTGCTAGCTGGTCTGATGTTAGTGCAGGAACAG AAAGCAGCCCAAGGACCAATATTTCTTCAGGCGATGATTGGAGATCAGCGTTTGATGCTGCAGCAAATGGATCACTTGACAACACAAACAATGAGTCATCTAGATCTAACAGCAGCAACAGCCGACGGTATGGTAAGCCAACCCAAAATGGTGATGCAAGTTCAGGCGCAAACTCTGGTAGTCGTCGGACCCCAAATAGGatggcaccaccaccaccaggcAGTTCATCGGCACATAGATACTAG
- the LOC103977239 gene encoding pto-interacting protein 1, which produces MCFIFFKKSGAHQPNYERPYNDNLAGHGGANHATNHPPNSAPPVIVQPIAVPSIPVDELNEITKSFSNEVLVGEGSFARVYHGTLRNGQESAIKKLDTSNQPDQEFLAQVSMVSRLQHENVVRLLGYCVDGSLRVLAYEFAARGSLHDILHGKKGVQGAKAGPVLTWAQRVKIAVGAAKGLEYLHEKAQPRIIHRDIKSSTIFLFDDEDDVAKIGDFDLSNQAPDMAARLHSTRVLGTFGYHAPEFAMTGQLTSKSDVYSFGVVLLELLTGRKPVDPSLPRGQQSLVTWATQRLTEDKVDQIVDEKLGGEYPQKIVAKVAAVAALCVQYEAELRPNMSIVVKALQPLLGARKAVHPGEAAPRF; this is translated from the exons ATGTGCTTCATATTCTTTAAGAAATCTGGTGCCCACCAGCCTAATTATGAGCGGCCTTACAATGATAATTTAGCAG GTCATGGAGGTGCTAACCATGCCACAAACCATCCTCCTAACAGTGCACCACCTGTCATAGTCCAACCAATTGCGGTTCCTTCCATTCCAGTGGATGAGCTAAACGAAATCACAAAAAGTTTCAGCAATGAAGTTTTAGTTGGGGAGGGTTCTTTTGCTCGAGTTTACCATGGCACCCTGAGGAATGGACAAGAATCTGCCATAAAAAAGTTAGACACAAGTAATCAGCCAGATCAAGAGTTCTTGGCACAG GTATCCATGGTGTCAAGGTTGCAACATGAGAATGTCGTTCGGCTGCTTGGTTACTGTGTTGATGGAAGTCTGCGAGTTCTTGCTTATGAGTTTGCAGCCAGGGGATCCCTTCATGATATCCTACATG GAAAGAAAGGTGTTCAGGGGGCAAAGGCAGGTCCAGTTTTGACATGGGCGCAACGAGTTAAGATTGCTGTGGGGGCTGCAAAGGGACTTGAATACCTGCATGAGAAGGCACAGCCTCGTATCATCCATCGTGACATCAAGTCCAGTACTATATTCCTGTTTGACGATGAGGATGATGTTGCGAAAATAGGTGACTTTGATCTATCAAATCAGGCTCCTGACATGGCGGCACGCCTTCACTCCACCCGAGTTCTTGGAACCTTTGGTTATCATGCTCCAGA GTTTGCTATGACAGGGCAGCTTACTTCCAAAAGCGATGTTTACAGCTTTGGGGTCGTTCTTTTGGAGCTTTTGACCGGTCGTAAACCTGTGGATCCCAGTTTACCACGAGGACAGCAGAGTCTTGTGACATGG GCAACACAAAGACTAACTGAAGACAAGGTGGATCAAATTGTAGATGAGAAACTAGGAGGAGAGTACCCTCAAAAGATTGTTGCAAAG GTGGCTGCAGTGGCAGCTTTGTGTGTGCAGTACGAGGCTGAGCTCCGCCCAAATATGAGCATCGTCGTCAAAGCTCTCCAACCTCTGTTGGGTGCTCGTAAAGCAGTTCATCCTGGCGAGGCAGCACCACGATTTTGA
- the LOC135633746 gene encoding dynamin-2B-like isoform X3 — translation MEELSQLSESMVQAAALLADEDVDEGSAKRRTSTFLNVVALGNVGAGKSAVLNSLIGHPVLPTGENGATRAPISVDLQRDGSLSSKLIILEIDNKSQQVSASALRHSLQDRLSKGSGKSHADEIYLKLRTSTAPSLKLIDLPGLDQRAMDDSVVSDYGAHNDAILLVIVPASQAPDISSSRALRLAKEFDAEGTRTIGVISKIDQAAGDPKSLAAVQALLLNQGPRNAADIPWIALIGQSVSIASAQAGSVGSESSLETAWRAETESLKTILSGAPQTKLGRTALVDTLAKQIRKRMKLRLPNILSGLQGKSQMVQDELFRLGEQMVQTAEGTRAIALELCREFEDKFLQHIATGEGAGWKIVASFEGNFPNRIKQLPLDRYFDITNVKRIVLEADGYQPYLISPEKGLRSLIKGVLDLAKEPSRLCVDEVHGVLINIVSAVANATPGLGRYPPFKREVVAIASTALESFRNEAKKMVVALVDMERAYVPPQHFIRLVQRRMERQRREDELKNRSSKKSNNSEQAILNRASSPQPGSQGGSLKLTKEKSKQPEKEVKEGSTLQVTGPSGEITAGFLLKKSAKSNSWSKRWFVLNEKSGKLGYTKNKEEKHFRGVIALEECNIEEVSDDEEPPKGSKDSRKANGPEKSPSLVFKITSKVAYKTVLKAHSAVVLKAENMPDKVGWINKIQNITGFSKATSLKGADSEANPAIRQSHSDGSLDQLARRPADPEEELRWMSQEVRGYVEAVLNSLAANVPKAVVLCQVEKAKEDMLNQLYSSVSAQSTARIEELLQEDQNVKHRRERFQKQSSLLSKLTRQLSIHDNRAAAASWSDVSAGTESSPRTIFSLHTKLIRVWKGKLVVVI, via the exons ATGGAGGAACTGAGCCAACTATCGGAGTCCATGGTGCAGGCCGCCGCGCTCCTGGCCGACGAGGACGTCGACGAGGGATCGGCCAAGCGGAGGACCTCCACCTTTCTCAACGTTGTTGCCCTTGGCAATGTC GGTGCCGGCAAATCAGCGGTGCTGAACAGTTTGATCGGACACCCTGTTCTG CCGACCGGAGAGAATGGTGCGACTCGGGCCCCCATCAGTGTCGATCTACAAAGAGATGGCTCGCTGAGCAGTAAATTGATCATTTTGGAAATAGACAACAAATCGCAGCAGGTTTCTGCAA GTGCTCTTAGGCACTCTCTTCAGGACAGGCTAAGCAAGGGTTCAGGAAAGAGCCATGCGGATGAGATCTATTTGAAGCTTCGGACTAGTACAG CTCCTTCCTTGAAATTGATTGATCTACCGGGCTTAGACCAGCGGGCCATGGATGATTCTGTG GTCAGTGATTATGGGGCACACAATGATGCAATATTGCTAGTTATAGTGCCAGCTTCTCAGGCACCAGATATTTCTTCTTCTCGTGCTCTTAGACTGGCTAAGGAATTTGACGCAGAAG GGACACGAACGATTGGTGTTATTAGCAAAATAGATCAAGCTGCTGGAGACCCAAAAAGTCTTGCAGCAgttcaagctcttcttttgaatcAGGGGCCAAGGAATGCTGCTGATATTCCATGGATTGCTCTGATTGGGCAATCTGTTTCTATTGCTTCAGCACAAGCTGGATCAGTTGGCTCAGAAAGTTCTCTTGAAACTGCTTGGAGAGCGGAGACTGAAAGTCTTAAAACTATACTTAGTGGAGCTCCGCAAACTAAGCTTGGCAGAACAGCATTAGTTGATACCCTTGCCAAGCAAATACGTAAAAGAATGAAGCTGAGGCTGCCAAATATTCTTTCTGG ATTACAAGGGAAGTCCCAGATGGTGCAGGATGAGTTGTTTAGGCTTGGTGAACAAATGGTGCAGACTGCAGAAGGTACGAGGGCTATTGCCTTGGAGCTTTGTCGAGAATTTGAGGATAAATTTCTGCAGCACATTGCTACTGGTGAG GGTGCAGGCTGGAAAATTGTTGCAAGTTTCGAAGGAAATTTTCCTAACAGAATAAAACAGCTTCCTTTGGATAGATATTTTGACATCACTAATGTCAAAAGG ATTGTGTTGGAGGCTGATGGGTATCAGCCATATTTGATATCACCTGAGAAAGGTTTGAGATCTTTAATAAAAGGAGTACTAGATCTTGCAAAAGAACCATCACGCCTTTGTGTGGATGAG GTGCATGGAGTTCTAATAAATATAGTTTCTGCTGTTGCAAATGCTACCCCTGGATTAGGCCGATATCCTCCATTCAAGAGAGAG GTGGTTGCAATTGCGTCTACTGCATTAGAAAGCTTTAGGAATGAAGCCAAAAAGATGGTCGTTGCATTAGTTGACATGGAGCGTGCTTATGTTCCTCCTCAACATTTCATTCGCTTGGTCCAGCGGAG AATGGAAAGGCAGCGTAGGGAGGATGAGCTGAAGAATCGATCATCAAAGAAATCTAATAATTCAGAGCAagccattttgaataga GCATCAAGCCCTCAACCAGGTTCCCAAGGTGGTAGCTTGAAGTTGACGAAGGAAAAATCAAAACAACCAGAGAAAGAAGTAAAAGAGGGCTCAACCTTGCAGGTGACTGGACCTTCTGGAGAAATAACAGCAG GATTCTTATTGAAGAAAAGTGCAAAATCAAACAGCTGGAGCAAGCGCTGGTTTGTCCTCAATGAGAAAAGTGGAAAG CTCGGGTACACTAAAAATAAGGAGGAGAAGCACTTTCGTGGTGTCATCGCTTTGGAg GAATGTAACATTGAAGAGGTTTCAGATGATGAGGAACCTCCTAAAGGTTCAAAGGATTCTAGAAAAGCAAATGGGCCAGAAAAAAGCCCAAGTCTTGTCTTTAAGATAACTAGCAAGGTCGCATACAAAACTGTTTTAAAAG CTCACAGTGCTGTAGTGTTAAAGGCTGAAAACATGCCTGACAAAGTTGGCTGGATAAATAAGATACAGAATATCACTGGATTTTCCAAGGCAACTTCTTTGAAGGGGGCTGATTCTGAAGCTAATCCTGCAATTAGACAAAGCCATTCAGATGGTTCACTA GACCAGTTGGCTAGAAGGCCTGCTGATCCTGAAGAAGAACTTCGATGGATGTCCCAAGAAGTTCGTGGTTATGTGGAGGCTGTTTTGAACAGTCTTGCTGCAAATGTTCCAAAG GCCGTTGTGCTTTGTCAAGTTGAGAAAGCTAAGGAAGACATGTTAAATCAGCTATATAGCTCCGTAAG TGCTCAAAGCACAGCAAGGATTGAAGAACTGCTCCAGGAAGACCAAAACGTGAAGCATAGACGAGAGAGGTTCCAAAAGCAGTCGTCACTCCTTTCAAAGCTTACACGCCAGCTAAGCATCCATGACAACCGAGCAGCTGCTGCTAGCTGGTCTGATGTTAGTGCAGGAACAG AAAGCAGCCCAAGGACCATTTTCTCTTTGCACACAAAACTGATTAGAGTTTGGAAAGGTAAACTTGTTGTGGTTATATGA
- the LOC135633746 gene encoding dynamin-2A-like isoform X1: protein MEELSQLSESMVQAAALLADEDVDEGSAKRRTSTFLNVVALGNVGAGKSAVLNSLIGHPVLPTGENGATRAPISVDLQRDGSLSSKLIILEIDNKSQQVSASALRHSLQDRLSKGSGKSHADEIYLKLRTSTAPSLKLIDLPGLDQRAMDDSVVSDYGAHNDAILLVIVPASQAPDISSSRALRLAKEFDAEGTRTIGVISKIDQAAGDPKSLAAVQALLLNQGPRNAADIPWIALIGQSVSIASAQAGSVGSESSLETAWRAETESLKTILSGAPQTKLGRTALVDTLAKQIRKRMKLRLPNILSGLQGKSQMVQDELFRLGEQMVQTAEGTRAIALELCREFEDKFLQHIATGEGAGWKIVASFEGNFPNRIKQLPLDRYFDITNVKRIVLEADGYQPYLISPEKGLRSLIKGVLDLAKEPSRLCVDEVHGVLINIVSAVANATPGLGRYPPFKREVVAIASTALESFRNEAKKMVVALVDMERAYVPPQHFIRLVQRRMERQRREDELKNRSSKKSNNSEQAILNRASSPQPGSQGGSLKLTKEKSKQPEKEVKEGSTLQVTGPSGEITAGFLLKKSAKSNSWSKRWFVLNEKSGKLGYTKNKEEKHFRGVIALEECNIEEVSDDEEPPKGSKDSRKANGPEKSPSLVFKITSKVAYKTVLKAHSAVVLKAENMPDKVGWINKIQNITGFSKATSLKGADSEANPAIRQSHSDGSLDQLARRPADPEEELRWMSQEVRGYVEAVLNSLAANVPKAVVLCQVEKAKEDMLNQLYSSVSAQSTARIEELLQEDQNVKHRRERFQKQSSLLSKLTRQLSIHDNRAAAASWSDVSAGTESSPRTIFSLHTKLIRVWKESSPRTNISSGDDWRSAFDAAANGSLDNTNNESSRSNSSNSRRYGKPTQNGDASSGANSGSRRTPNRMAPPPPGSSSAHRY, encoded by the exons ATGGAGGAACTGAGCCAACTATCGGAGTCCATGGTGCAGGCCGCCGCGCTCCTGGCCGACGAGGACGTCGACGAGGGATCGGCCAAGCGGAGGACCTCCACCTTTCTCAACGTTGTTGCCCTTGGCAATGTC GGTGCCGGCAAATCAGCGGTGCTGAACAGTTTGATCGGACACCCTGTTCTG CCGACCGGAGAGAATGGTGCGACTCGGGCCCCCATCAGTGTCGATCTACAAAGAGATGGCTCGCTGAGCAGTAAATTGATCATTTTGGAAATAGACAACAAATCGCAGCAGGTTTCTGCAA GTGCTCTTAGGCACTCTCTTCAGGACAGGCTAAGCAAGGGTTCAGGAAAGAGCCATGCGGATGAGATCTATTTGAAGCTTCGGACTAGTACAG CTCCTTCCTTGAAATTGATTGATCTACCGGGCTTAGACCAGCGGGCCATGGATGATTCTGTG GTCAGTGATTATGGGGCACACAATGATGCAATATTGCTAGTTATAGTGCCAGCTTCTCAGGCACCAGATATTTCTTCTTCTCGTGCTCTTAGACTGGCTAAGGAATTTGACGCAGAAG GGACACGAACGATTGGTGTTATTAGCAAAATAGATCAAGCTGCTGGAGACCCAAAAAGTCTTGCAGCAgttcaagctcttcttttgaatcAGGGGCCAAGGAATGCTGCTGATATTCCATGGATTGCTCTGATTGGGCAATCTGTTTCTATTGCTTCAGCACAAGCTGGATCAGTTGGCTCAGAAAGTTCTCTTGAAACTGCTTGGAGAGCGGAGACTGAAAGTCTTAAAACTATACTTAGTGGAGCTCCGCAAACTAAGCTTGGCAGAACAGCATTAGTTGATACCCTTGCCAAGCAAATACGTAAAAGAATGAAGCTGAGGCTGCCAAATATTCTTTCTGG ATTACAAGGGAAGTCCCAGATGGTGCAGGATGAGTTGTTTAGGCTTGGTGAACAAATGGTGCAGACTGCAGAAGGTACGAGGGCTATTGCCTTGGAGCTTTGTCGAGAATTTGAGGATAAATTTCTGCAGCACATTGCTACTGGTGAG GGTGCAGGCTGGAAAATTGTTGCAAGTTTCGAAGGAAATTTTCCTAACAGAATAAAACAGCTTCCTTTGGATAGATATTTTGACATCACTAATGTCAAAAGG ATTGTGTTGGAGGCTGATGGGTATCAGCCATATTTGATATCACCTGAGAAAGGTTTGAGATCTTTAATAAAAGGAGTACTAGATCTTGCAAAAGAACCATCACGCCTTTGTGTGGATGAG GTGCATGGAGTTCTAATAAATATAGTTTCTGCTGTTGCAAATGCTACCCCTGGATTAGGCCGATATCCTCCATTCAAGAGAGAG GTGGTTGCAATTGCGTCTACTGCATTAGAAAGCTTTAGGAATGAAGCCAAAAAGATGGTCGTTGCATTAGTTGACATGGAGCGTGCTTATGTTCCTCCTCAACATTTCATTCGCTTGGTCCAGCGGAG AATGGAAAGGCAGCGTAGGGAGGATGAGCTGAAGAATCGATCATCAAAGAAATCTAATAATTCAGAGCAagccattttgaataga GCATCAAGCCCTCAACCAGGTTCCCAAGGTGGTAGCTTGAAGTTGACGAAGGAAAAATCAAAACAACCAGAGAAAGAAGTAAAAGAGGGCTCAACCTTGCAGGTGACTGGACCTTCTGGAGAAATAACAGCAG GATTCTTATTGAAGAAAAGTGCAAAATCAAACAGCTGGAGCAAGCGCTGGTTTGTCCTCAATGAGAAAAGTGGAAAG CTCGGGTACACTAAAAATAAGGAGGAGAAGCACTTTCGTGGTGTCATCGCTTTGGAg GAATGTAACATTGAAGAGGTTTCAGATGATGAGGAACCTCCTAAAGGTTCAAAGGATTCTAGAAAAGCAAATGGGCCAGAAAAAAGCCCAAGTCTTGTCTTTAAGATAACTAGCAAGGTCGCATACAAAACTGTTTTAAAAG CTCACAGTGCTGTAGTGTTAAAGGCTGAAAACATGCCTGACAAAGTTGGCTGGATAAATAAGATACAGAATATCACTGGATTTTCCAAGGCAACTTCTTTGAAGGGGGCTGATTCTGAAGCTAATCCTGCAATTAGACAAAGCCATTCAGATGGTTCACTA GACCAGTTGGCTAGAAGGCCTGCTGATCCTGAAGAAGAACTTCGATGGATGTCCCAAGAAGTTCGTGGTTATGTGGAGGCTGTTTTGAACAGTCTTGCTGCAAATGTTCCAAAG GCCGTTGTGCTTTGTCAAGTTGAGAAAGCTAAGGAAGACATGTTAAATCAGCTATATAGCTCCGTAAG TGCTCAAAGCACAGCAAGGATTGAAGAACTGCTCCAGGAAGACCAAAACGTGAAGCATAGACGAGAGAGGTTCCAAAAGCAGTCGTCACTCCTTTCAAAGCTTACACGCCAGCTAAGCATCCATGACAACCGAGCAGCTGCTGCTAGCTGGTCTGATGTTAGTGCAGGAACAG AAAGCAGCCCAAGGACCATTTTCTCTTTGCACACAAAACTGATTAGAGTTTGGAAAG AAAGCAGCCCAAGGACCAATATTTCTTCAGGCGATGATTGGAGATCAGCGTTTGATGCTGCAGCAAATGGATCACTTGACAACACAAACAATGAGTCATCTAGATCTAACAGCAGCAACAGCCGACGGTATGGTAAGCCAACCCAAAATGGTGATGCAAGTTCAGGCGCAAACTCTGGTAGTCGTCGGACCCCAAATAGGatggcaccaccaccaccaggcAGTTCATCGGCACATAGATACTAG